From the Phyllostomus discolor isolate MPI-MPIP mPhyDis1 chromosome 7, mPhyDis1.pri.v3, whole genome shotgun sequence genome, one window contains:
- the IL20RB gene encoding interleukin-20 receptor subunit beta yields MMILEEISTSLIMWFFYPLIPCLLIDGVALLPAPQNLSVQSINMKHLLMWSPVTMPGEITHYSVEYQGEYESLYMSHVWIPSSRCSPTKVPECDVTDDITATVPYNLRVRATLGSQNSAWSTLMHPFNRNSTFLTPPGMEVTKDGFYLVIKLEDLGPQFEFLVAYWKREPGSKEHVKTVRSRGVPVHLETMEPGAVYCVKAQTFVKAIGRHSAFSQAECIKVQEETFPLVLALTAFAGVVLILVVLLSIWKMGQLLRYSCCPAVVLPNTLKITSSPQKLISCRREEVEACATTVLPPEELFRTWI; encoded by the exons ATGGAGTTGCTCTTCTGCCTGCTCCTCAGAACCTCTCTGTACAATCAATCAACATGAAGCATCTCTTGATGTGGAGCCCAGTGACCATGCCTGGAGAAATAACACACTATTCTGTTGAGTACCAGGG AGAGTATGAGAGCCTGTACATGAGCCACGTCTGGATCCCCAGCAGCAGGTGCTCACCTACCAAAGTTCCTGAGTGTGACGTTACTGATGACATCACTGCCACTGTGCCATACAACCTCCGTGTCAGGGCCACCCTAGGCTCACAGAACTCAGCCTGGAGCACCCTGATGCACCCTTTTAATCGAAACTCAA CTTTTCTAACCCCACCTGGAATGGAGGTCACCAAGGATGGCTTCTACCTGGTTATTAAGCTAGAAGACCTGGGGCCCCAGTTTGAATTCCTCGTGGCCTACTGGAAGAGGGAGCCTGGTTCTAAA GAACATGTCAAAACAGTGAGGAGCAGGGGTGTTCCAGTGCACCTGGAAACCATGGAGCCCGGGGCTGTGTACTGTGTGAAGGCCCAGACATTTGTGAAGGCCATCGGGAGGCACAGTGCCTTCAGCCAGGCAGAATGCATCAAGGTGCAAG AAGAGACCTTCCCTCTAGTGCTGGCCTTGACTGCATTTGCTGGCGTCGTACTGATCCTTGTTGTGCTGCTCTCCATCTGGAAGATGGGCCAGCTGCTCCGGTACTCCTGCTGCCCAGCAGTGGTGCTGCCCAATACCTTG aaaatcacCTCTTCACCCCAGAAGTTAATCAGCTGCagaagggaggaggtggaagCCTGCGCCACAACTGTGCTGCCCCCTGAGGAACTCTTCAGGACCTGGATTTAG